DNA from Petroclostridium xylanilyticum:
CAAATATACTGCTGACAACACACAGCTCATTATGTCCGTCAACAGGTACTTAAGATATTATCTCTTAGAAACTGCAAACAAGGTGAGAATGCACAATCCCGAGTTTAAACGCTTCTATGAGCTTAAGTACAACGAAACACCAAGATGCCTCACAAAAGGGCACTCGCATTGACTGCAAGAAAGCTGATCCGGCTTGTTTATACTCTGCTGCATATAGTAAATAGGCTCTTGTATTAGATGTCCCGGAATCAAAATATACATTATACATCTTAATTACCCCTCAAGCTTTTTAACGTATGCTTGTGCCACCTGTTTTAATAAGATCTAAACATTTTAATGTATCCAAAACTTTACTTTCATCTTCTTGATTAAAG
Protein-coding regions in this window:
- a CDS encoding transposase; the encoded protein is MAKFAGIGWTKYQSGKYTADNTQLIMSVNRYLRYYLLETANKVRMHNPEFKRFYELKYNETPRCLTKGHSH